The following are from one region of the Chanos chanos chromosome 10, fChaCha1.1, whole genome shotgun sequence genome:
- the akap17a gene encoding A-kinase anchor protein 17A codes for MTTIVHDTTEAVRLCPAQNLYLKPIAKMTVSVALPQLKLPGKSISNWEVMERLKTMVHPEQFSSLRISKSTMDFIRFEGEVENKSVVKNLLAKLEGKSIKLSGFTDILKVRAAENKVDFPTRHDWDSFFRDAKDMNETVPGERPDTIHLEGLPCKWFAERDGSPDRPSESVLREVFEGFGKIRNVDIPMLDPYRGEMTDKNFNTFTFGGHLNFEAYVQYQEYVGFVKAMDTLRGMKLMYKGEDGKAVACNIKVTFDTTKHLSDAFLKRRQQERLKLQELERQREEQKRKEKEEEERRKEEERKQREQEEEERERRKEEKLRKREQKLREREERKNQKRVKKQQEIEQKKLQVKIAMEERKLLLAQRNLESIRLMAELLSRAKALKQQQLEQEKAELARKQKAELARLQQLEERRRQQEAELRRVESEKARALELQRKERELRDRLLGNLLKKSGASDQQVTEPGLQGNTHALIGLDLQTCQAIAQVNGVTKRTEGTEPTTAPHTGRGRQSSKERNQGKENRGNCHNRAERERRLSLDRKGRDGSRHGGSSLAHGHSRRRSQERRGDSKRRCSRGRSRSSRRHHGRGRSHSDRGHSRRRSRSRHGRGDASRRHSRGRSGSYRRHSRGRSRSHSRKSRSHRRRSISSTSRSSSSRSRSRSRSRSSRHRGGRRHRSSRSRSSSRDRSRGRRRHSYGRDRSRSRRR; via the exons ATGACCACCATTGTCCATGACACCACCGAAGCTGTGAGACTGTGCCCTGCACAAAACCTGTACTTGAAACCCATCGCCAAAATGACTGTCAGCGTCGCGCTACCTCAGCTCAAGCTACCTGGCAAGTCCATCTCTAACTGGGAGGTGATGGAACGCCTGAAGACCATGGTTCACCCAGAACAGTTCTCTTCACTGCGCATCTCCAAGAGCACGATGGACTTCATCCGTTTcgagggagaggtggagaacAAGAGCGTGGTGAAGAACCTCTTGGCCAAGCTTGAGGGAAAGAGCATCAAGCTAAGCGGTTTCACCGATATCCTAAAAGTGCGAGCGGCCGAGAACAAGGTGGACTTTCCCACCCGTCACGACTGGGACTCCTTCTTCCGGGACGCTAAAGATATGAACGAAACCGTACCTGGAGAACGACCGGACACCATCCATCTAGAGGGACTACCCTGCAAGTGGTTCGCCGAGAGGGATGGCTCCCCCGACCGACCCTCGGAGTCGGTGCTTCGGGAAGTTTTCGAGGGTTTCGGAAAGATCCGGAACGTCGATATACCCATGCTGGATCCCTATCGGGGGGAGATGACCGACAAGAACTTCAATACGTTTACTTTCGGAGGACACTTGAACTTTGAGGCCTACGTGCAGTACCAGGAATATGTCGGATTTGTCAAAGCCATGGATACTCTGCGAGGGATGAAGCTGATGTACAAGGGCGAGGATGGCAAAGCTGTCGCGTGCAACATCAAG GTTACCTTCGACACAACCAAACACTTGAGTGACGCCTTCCTGAAGAGGAGGCAACAGGAGAGACTGAAACTGCAggagctggagagacagagggaggagcagaaacgaaaagagaaggaagaggaggagaggcgaaaagaggaggaaag gAAACAGCGTgaacaggaagaagaggagagagagaggaggaaagaggagaagctGCGTAAACGGGAGCAgaagctgagggagagagaggagaggaagaaccagaagagagtgaaaaaacagCAGGAGATCGAACAGAAGAAGCTGCAGGTGAAGATTGCCATGGAGGAGAGGAAGCTGCTGCTGGCCCAGAGAAACCTGGAGTCCATACGCCTGATGGCCGAGCTTCTGAGCAGGGCGAAG gCCCTGAAACAGCAGCAGCTGGAGCAGGAAAAGGCGGAGCTAGCCCGTAAGCAGAAGGCGGAGCTTGCAAGGTTGCAGCAGCTGGAGGAGCGCCGGCGGCAGCAGGAGGCAGAGCTCCGTCGAGTGGAGAGTGAGAAGGCTCGTGCTCTGGAGCtccagaggaaagagagagagcttcgGGACAGGCTGCTGGGAAACCTGCTCAAGAAGAGCGGAGCCTCTGACCAGCAGGTCACCGAACCGGGCCTGCAGGGAAACACGCACGCCCTCATAGGGCTGGACCTTCAGACCTGCCAGGCCATCGCTCAGGTGAACGGGGTCACGAAACGCACCGAGGGAACTGAGCCGACCACAGCCCCCCACACCGGCAGGGGGCGCCAGAGCAGCAAAGAAAGGAATCAGGGGAAAGAGAACCGAGGTAACTGCCATAACAGAGCTGAAAGAGAACGGAGGCTCAGCCTGGACCGTAAGGGAAGGGACGGAAGCAGGCACGGAGGAAGCAGCCTCGCTCACGGACACAGCAGAAGACGCAGCCAAGAACGCAGAGGCGACAGTAAAAGGCGATGCAGCCGTGGGCGGAGCCGGAGTAGCCGCCGGCATCACGGCCGTGGCCGTAGCCATAGCGACCGCGGGCACAGCCGTCGGCGGAGCAGAAGCAGGCACGGGCGGGGCGACGCCAGTAGGCGACACAGCCGTGGGAGGAGCGGTAGTTACAGGAGGCACAGTCGTGGGCGGAGCAGAAGCCACAGTAGAAAGAGCAGAAGCCATAGAAGGCGGAGCATAAGCAGCACCAGTAGGAGCAGCAGCAGTCGCAGCCGCAGTCGCAGTCGCAGCCGCAGTAGCAGACACAGGGGCGGCAGGAGACACAGAAGTAGTAGGAGCAGGTCCTCCAGTCGTGACAGGAGTCGTGGGCGCAGACGTCACTCCTACGGCCGCGACAGGAGTCGCTCTCGGAGACGCTGA